The genomic DNA gaacccggacgacgctgggccaattgtgcgctgccctatgagactcccaatcacggccagttgtgatacagcctggaatcgaaccagggtctgtagtgatgcctctagaaCTGaaatgcagtaccttagaccgctgcgtcactcccGAGTTGTTCTCAGTTTCCTTATCTTTCTGAGATTGCTTATGCGTCATGTTAAAGATACTGGTTGATGTTGGTCTTTCAAGAGGAAATTAATTCTTACTTCAAATTTTAAATGTCAACACCGTCTGCATTGCTTCATTGAATCTCTGGTATTCCATTATCAAATCGTGATTGCTATGGCATTAAAATAATACCTTGCCATCTTACCTATCTTCACAAATCTAAAATAGAAGGAAATGAAGACCCAACAATCACCCAACAATCCTTTCCCATATAAATTGTTCTCCCTATGACTCAGTTACTTTCTCTGAAATGTTTTGATTAATTATGCTAGTTTATACATTTGGCAGGTTTGTTGGCTTATTTATTGGTTTCTTTCCTATTGGTGTAGTTGATGCTGTCTGTATAGTCTAGACAGTTGTCCTTTGAGCATTTGAGTATTGACTGACATACAGCATTACTATGGTGTATTGGCTATTTTCAAAGATGTATGGGAAATCATGTCACTGTTTGCTCTGAGATATCTGATTTAGGGgtggaaaaaaagtgtttttaaaTTTTCTAAATTGTTTTAAATGTGTTAAGCACTCATGTTTATAAACAGTCTTGACATGTTTGGCTTTGACTGTCTTATTTGAAAAGGTCACCATAATGAGATGCACCTAATTAATTGCAGTAAAATGTGTGCGGACACGCAGTGTGTCAAATAATATGTGCAGTTTGGTTTGTTTCAAAAGGAAATATGTCGAGACAACTAAGCTACAGTATTACATTCCTGGGCCCTCTTGGTGAATGCACCTTTTGAATTAGTAGTTTGAGCGTATCAACTCTGTATACATGCCACATGTTACCATGTGGGTTTGCGTAGTACTTGTTTACAGTGATACAACCTGTTGTGTGCAAACGAGTTTGCGTCAGTGCTCTGGATGTCCAGCATCAATCCATTTCTTACACTTTTACATACCCGAGAATCTTCTCTGAATTTACGTCGATTTTTGGACATAAGACTTGGCCAAAGATACATATTCATCTGAGACTTGAAAATAAGCTGTAGGTTATTTGGCAAGTCACAGATTCTTGCGAGGACAGAATACCAATAGCCTACCTGAGAACACCTGAGGAAAAAAGTCCTCTACACACAAGAGGGTAAGATCCTTGACCAACTTAATGCTCATGTAttgtttattttacattttgtaaaaaaaaaaattgtatactGCTGACTTTTATTGATTTCTAGCAATGAGTGTCTAGGTTTCAAGTCAGTATTTTAACAAATGTATAAGTTATTTTGAGCTCACTCATATTTGATGGTACAAATAAATAATCAATTTCTGTTCAAATGCCTTAGACTCCCACCCTGATAGGCACAGAAAAGAGACATGGATAATTGGAGTCAGGTATATTTGAATGTATATTTTCCAATCACTTTTATTTTCACAAAATGACATGGGTGTGTGATGGTTCCTCATTTGTATACCTATTATTTGTCCCCTCTACAATCAATCGAATCAGTGAACATGGCATTGTTCACTTCAAACCATTTAGCACAGTAATATTGTCTCCTCAAATTGCTTCACAGCTTCAATCAGCAAACTCCATTGATGTCAACCTTGGTCACTCACACAATCACCAGTGAGTAACCAGGCTTTATGATAATAAGCAATGTGGATGCACACACTTGGATCACTGTTGCAGTCCACACTTCAGGTCATGATTGTCTAATGCAAATATTTAAATACTGGGTAAGAAGTGAACACTAAACACACATACTAATTAGTGATATATCTTTTTTTTATAGAAGTTAGTAATTAATTGTTATTTAACCCATATTTTActaggtaaattgactgagaaatcattctcatttacagcaacgacctggggaatagttacagaggagaggaggggggggggggggggggtgaaagagcCAATTGGAAACTAAGTTGAGAGGTAAAGCAAGTTCAGTCAGGAACTAGTGTAAAGGGAGGGATTAAGGGCAGGCCGCTGACGCCAGAGGGAATTAATAAACCCATGTGTCTCTCTAGCTATTTTCTGTAATCCACCACCTGCAGCATATAGCCAACACTCAGTGGATAGTCATTGACAGATGAAACATCACAACAATGATGTTATTGTTATCAACACCAGCATGCGGTCTGATCGAGAGATGACCCTCCCAGGCTTTATCATGGTTctcaccaacaacaaaaaaaaatagcagatcctCTGTTATTGACATGATTTAACTTGTTGACAGAACCCTGAGGATGTGTCACTATTTTGGCAACTACACTGGTATTGGTGATATCTGGGGGTGacatggaaaggctttccacatTACAAAGAGATACCAGCAAAGCCTTGCCTATACATTTTAAAATCTAAAGACACACTGTATACTATTGTACAGTTTGCTACTAAAGCCATGTCCCTCTTTCTCCCACACCATTCCCTCTTACGTTTTAGTGCCAAGCCATCAGACTTTGAAATCCTGGCTATAATTGGGAAAGGAACATTTGGGAAAGTATGGCCATCTTTGGCAGTGTTCTctaaattgacaaaaaaaaatgctGTTGGTGTTTAACCAACAATGTATATACTTTACTTTGTGTTATTACCTTATTATTAATCAATGTTGTCGTGTCCCCAGGTTCTTCTTGCCAAACTGAAATCCGACAACAAGTTCTATGCTGTGAAAGTGCTGCAGAAAAAAATCATACTGAGGAAAAAAGAGGTTCCACGCAGAGTTTCACATAATTCCAAATATAacagtagattttttttttgaaagaTACAAAACATGCTGTCGGTAGGAGTGGGTTTAACAATAATGATTCACAATTGCTGTATTTATTTGCCGCTGGATTCTTCCATGTGAAGCAAAAGAACATCATGGCAGAGAGGAATGTGCTGCTCAAGAGTATGAAACATCCCTTCCTGGTGGGGCTCCACTACTCGTTCCAGACCCCAGAGAAGCTCTACTTTGTCATGGATTACGTCAATGGAGGAGAGGTAATGTATGGAGTAAAGACATAGGCTCTTTTTTTGATTTTGTacaagagagaaaataaatatttaattttcTTCTACTTTTGATATTCTACTGTAGCTTTTCTATCACCTTCAGAGAGAGCACTGCTTCTCAGAGCCAAGGGCTCGCTTCTACACGGCTGAGTTGGCCAGTGCCGTCGGCTACTTACACTCGCACAACATTGTTTACAGGTCAGTCACACCCTCTCAACAATGTTGACAACTAAGTCTCACCCACTTAACAGCATTCACAGGTCATTCACAGTAAACCCACATGTTCTCTGCTGGTTTCCTATGCTCCCTCTGTGGAAGGTCATTCTGTCAGCAGTGCCTTTAGGCTGTACAGAAGgttctctgttttttttttaaaacacaccaTTTTCTCTGTTCTAGAGACTTGAAGCCTGAAAATGTGCTGCTAGACTCCGAGGTAAGTGTATGCATATCATGAATTCATGACTATCGTTATATTAGTTCTCCGTGGGTTGGACAAGGTCACCCTGATGTTTTGATTTGGACCTTCTCCAGGGCCATGTTGTGTTGACTGACTTTGGCTTGTGTAAAGAGGGGATAGACCCGGAGTCCACCACCTCCACTTTCTGTGGAACCCCAGAGGTAAGTTTTGATTTCTATTGTATATCCTACAGTCCCCCCATTTCACTTAGTCACTGTAGCCACTGACACCGCCTTTTGCTCTGTAGTATTTGGCTCCGGAGGTGTTGAAACAGCAGCCCTATGACCACACGGTAGACTGGTGGTGTCTGGGAACTGTACTTTATGAGATGATATATGGGCTGGTGAGCATACCCTCTGAAAGGCCTATTCACGTGCACTTTGCTGTAATGAATTATGGTTCTGCGTACTATAGTAATGTATTTATCATTTTCCAAACCAAGTCGGCCACACCTCATTGTGAGTATCAACTCATTTTGTCCTCTGTTCCTTCCAGCCCCCCTTCTATAGCCAGGATATGTCTGAGATGTATGACAACATCCTCCACAGGCCTTTGAGTGTGCCAGAAGGGACCAGCTCTGTTGCGTGTGACCTGCTGATGGGCCTCCTACAGAAAGACCAGCATCGCAGGCTGGGTGCTATCGCAGACTTTGTGAGTGAACTTGTCACAATACGCAGGATGAGGATGTCCTCACCAGACagtctactttctctctctttcctagaGTTAACGCACgtgcagacacatacacacaggcccACTCTAGAATGACTAGAACCTCATTTATCATCTGATTTACTTAAAGGGATGCTCCAGAGCTTTTGTATAacttcagccagtagttttgaaagtagtgCCAGCGAGGCAAAACAGGTCCCCGGAACTTGGGCACAATTGTGTACCACATCATcaatttcatatgatatgttacatccTGCAAAAGCAAATGTTTGTAAGCCCTTAAAATACAGGATTGCATCtttaacaaaaggcacatctcaataggtggtccaggtgtCCTCTGATAGTGATACGTGGGTTGACTCATAAACCACAGTCCACATGCCTGGCAGGCAGTATAAGTTAATAGAcgaataacaaagagagtttcaaacctccctgccaataacagctagttttcaggttacaTATCCTTCCAATTAGGCCCCTCCAACTAGGCCCCTCACTCAGACCACCCCCAGACAGTCCAAGCAAAATTGTTGCTTGAgaaatattttttgtttattttttacaaattgaaAGGAAAACGATGACagaaaggtacttaattgttacccagaaaatgATATGATATcaagataaaaacggctgcattgagCCTTGAAAATCTTTTTGTCTTTCACATGCAGCTCGAAGTTAAAAACCATACTTTTTTCTCGCCGATAAACTGGGATGACCTTTACCATCGGAGAATCAAACCTCCGTACAACCCCAACGTGGTAAGTGTGTAAAACAAATTTGATTTCAGTATTGTTTTTCGTCGAATTTCGATCCTTAACATACATACACAATTAATATGACATTCATTCAGTGTTTTCTACTGTGCTAAACCTTTTGTCCCAACAGAAAGGCCCAGCAGACATGCAGCATATTGATCCAGAGTTCACCAAAGAGATGGTGTCAGGCTCTGTGGGGGTTACCCCTGAATTCTCCAACTTATCAACCAGCAGCCCAAATGCTTTCACTGGCTTCTCCTATGTCTCCAGTGATGACAACTTCCTCTAGTGTAGGACATTCAGATTCTACATTGCTGCCACCCAAAATAACCAAACTTCTCCCGCCCACTTTGTTAAAATGCACACCTAATGCATTGGCTCTTCGATTACTTTGTAATTGTATTTGTAAAACTATTATTGTATCTCATGCAGAAATGAACAatgcaaataaagaaaaaaattgCAAATAGGTTAGGACTTTCAAGGCAATGATAGATAAATCATTCCCTGAAATATATGAATGGGGAGTTAATTGTTAACATGTGGCATCAGTTTGGATGTTATAATAAATATTTGGTTCAGTTATTTGTGGGTTTACCATGCATATCTCAAGAAAATCATTGAAAATCTGTATACTTCAATATGTATATGGTAGCCTCAGAAATAAACATTGAATGAGGTGACCAGATTTTGGAAATGAAAAACCGGGATATTTTTGTAGCACAAAATATATatgataaaaaatgttttaagtaatttaactacatttaGGCTAAACTGTTTGAACACTACAGACAActttgtgagaagactgattttcaggatgtttcatggtctgacaccgttctagctctgccacctttcaccacagatgcggaATTGTTACATAGGccgatgtggtggattgagatgcatccaatgaAAAAAAGAAATTAATATCACTTGCAGAACTggcagatttttatggggattatTTTATTAggctatgctgaacaaaaatataacgcaacatgcaacaaattCTAAGATTTTACAAAGTTTCAAAGCTTGGCATAAATCCACGTGAGCCCCTAGCTGAGGACAGACCTCGGTTTCCCTGGAAGGAAGCATTCATATAACATTTGATTGCACATTGAGTTTGCGAAGTATTGTCGATGATGAAATTCATCAATACAATGAGTAAAAAAGCAAGAGCTAAAAGCCTTTGATGACAGTCCCATTGGCTTTAAAGACGGATCGACAGGTTATTTGTAAGAAATGCACCAATGGCAACAATAAATGATTGTTACatttagggctgaccccatttagtcgactggtctaTTGTTAGGTCAATAGGCTGTTGCtcgaccaagattttttttaTCCGAGCAGTtgcaaatacactacatgaccaaaagtatgtggacctgctcgtcgaacatctcattctaaaattataggcattaatatggagttggtcccccctttcctGCTATAAACAGTTTCCACCCTTCttggaaggttttccactagatgttggaacattgctgcggggacttgcttccattcagattTAATGAGGTTGGATGATTTTAATGTTGTGCGATTAGGCCTGACTTGCAGTTGaagttctaattcatcccaaaggtgttcgatggggttgaggtcagggctctgtgcaggccagtcaagtttttacacaccgatctctacaaaccatttctgtatggacttcgctttgtgcacaaggccattgtcattctgaaacaggaaagggccttccccaaactgctgccacaaagttggaagcacagaatcatctagaatgtcattgtatgctgtagcgttaagatttcccttcactgaatcTAATGGGCCTAGccggaaccatgaaaaacagccacagactattattcctcctccaccaaagttggcactatgcattcgggcaggtagtgttctcctggcatctgccaaacccagattcgtcagtCGACTTGCCAGATAGTGAAGCGGGATTCATTGCTCCagggaacgtgtttccactgctccagagtccaatggcggagagctttacaccactccagccaacgcttggcattgcaaatggtgatcttaggcttgtgtgtcgctgctcggccatggaaaaccatttcatgaagctcctgacaaacagttattgtgctgatgttgcttacagaggcagtttggaactcgatagtgagtgttgcaactgaggacagacaatatttacgtgcttcagcacttggcgatcccgttctgtgtgcttgtgtggacTACCACTTGACTGGGACAGCAATAGCAGGATATACATCGGGTGTAATATTAGCAATTATTGGTACTATGATTGTCTTCgaaatgtgtatttatttacTCAAAGCTTGATCATGAAGATTGCCATTTCCCCCTCCACTATAAtgggggatcctgttttctgtTTTCTCCCCTGACAATGAGTTGTTCTCCCCTGACATGAATGTACCTGGTGGATTAGGATactggtgctttcaagacaactgggaactcaaattatgacgtcagtgatcttcaggtcagtaAGTTCCCGAATTCCTGGGTTGGAAtttcgagttggatgaccgttcaaagcgATTTTTCCcaaattcccagttgtcttgaacgcactgaagtcagagACTTCTGAGTTTCAAGTTGATTTGAACACGACATGAGCTGGCTTCCTTTCCTGGCTGATGTTACAGACTGACTgctgacagagaggaagaggtgtggtTTTATACAAGACCACATGTTGTTCTTAGCCTGATCGAAGAAAAATAAACAGTGGTGTGAAGAAGGTAACGTAGAAACAATAGTGGATCAATATATTATTGATGTTATAGGCACACTGTTGCAGTCCACACTTCAGGTCATGATTGTCTAATGCAAATATTTAAATACTGGGTAAGAAGTGAACACTAAACACACATACTAATTAGTGATATATCTTTTTTTTATAGAAGTTAGTAATTAATTGTTATTTAACCCATATTTTActaggtaaattgactgagaaatcattctcatttacagcaacgacctggggaatagttacagaggagaggaggggggggggggggggggggggtgaaagggcCAATTGGAAACTAATTTGAGAGGTAAAGCAAGTTCAGTCAGGAACTAGTGTAAAGGGAGGGATTAAGGGCAGGCCGCTGACGCCAGAGGGAATTAATAAACCCATGTGTCTCTCTAGCTATTTTCTGTAATCCACCACCTGCAGCATATAGCCAACACTCAGTGGATAGTCATTGACAGATGAAACATCACAACAATGATGTTATTGTTATCAACACCAGCATGCGGTCTGATCGAGAGATGACCCTCCCAGGCTTTATCATGGTTctcaccaacaacaaaaaaatatagcaGATCCTCTGTTATTGACATGATTTAACTTGTTGACAGAACCCTGAGGATGTGTCACTATTTTGGCAACTACACTGGTATTGGTGATATCTGGGGGTGacatggaaaggctttccacatTACAAAGAGATACCAGCAAAGCCTTGCCTATACATTTTAAAATCTAAAGACACACTGTATACTATTGTACAGTTTGCTACTAAAGCCATGTCCCTCTT from Oncorhynchus clarkii lewisi isolate Uvic-CL-2024 chromosome 7, UVic_Ocla_1.0, whole genome shotgun sequence includes the following:
- the LOC139414246 gene encoding serine/threonine-protein kinase Sgk2-like translates to MDNWSQLQSANSIDVNLGHSHNHHAKPSDFEILAIIGKGTFGKVLLAKLKSDNKFYAVKVLQKKIILRKKEQKNIMAERNVLLKSMKHPFLVGLHYSFQTPEKLYFVMDYVNGGELFYHLQREHCFSEPRARFYTAELASAVGYLHSHNIVYRDLKPENVLLDSEGHVVLTDFGLCKEGIDPESTTSTFCGTPEYLAPEVLKQQPYDHTVDWWCLGTVLYEMIYGLPPFYSQDMSEMYDNILHRPLSVPEGTSSVACDLLMGLLQKDQHRRLGAIADFLEVKNHTFFSPINWDDLYHRRIKPPYNPNVKGPADMQHIDPEFTKEMVSGSVGVTPEFSNLSTSSPNAFTGFSYVSSDDNFL